The Culex pipiens pallens isolate TS chromosome 2, TS_CPP_V2, whole genome shotgun sequence DNA window AATGGAATGATTTTAACAGGGgttttgaaacaataaaaataattttagaaagtAGATATAGTTTATTCGAGTActcaattgtttaaattttccacGCATCAAATCCAATTCAagtcaatttcaaatttttagtttgCAATAGCATAATTAAAATGGCATAAAACCATAAATAATCCGTTATTTCcatgattttggtattttttaaacaatgctTTTTCATAGAAATGATAAAATTACGTTGTCTTTAGCACatctagaaaaattaaaaaaaaattcaaccgcaaaaatcagaaaattgtacaattgttttaacatttaaaataaacccAACATATGCTTTTGTAATTGATTTTTGTCCGAGAAACCGATCTGGAtactaaaatttagataaaccaaaatagaaaaaagaagGGGGTTATATACATATAAATCGACAAAAcagtcagaggttggtgtgagcatacacttaatttaatttaaaatttgttttcagggcatgaaaacatacattttcatatattttcaaaacaattttgaagacatttggttgtattattgccgagatatagctatttgaagttatcagtttcaaaaaaacttatttaaaaaaaaagataaaaatatttttgtgtttttcatataaaaaatcgtctgtttgtaatttttatattttttttaaaaaagcaaaattttaaaatcgggctgcatgcacacgggatatgttttgagagtcttcaccccaaatttcagcaaatttggtccatcccatcccGAGATATCGTGTAACCCgttaatcaactcggtgtttcgagaaaaacgctcagaaagtttgacagtccgctttgcgcacggcaaaatgttgagcttaaaattGTCTcaaactcagtttaatcatgtaatatcttcatgaaacttttaggagtgattggaactcatctttttagtggattccattaattttttttgtaatatgaaattttgtgattttctgcaTGTATTTAACCCCTTAAgccaaatcaaataaatcaccTCAAAGAATTGATGTTATAAACAAcactacagttttttttaaataaaaggttctgtaaacaaaattttagattttagctatttgggtgttttagaaccgctttgagtcagggatattcaaaaacaccccatttgaataaaaactataaggctttctaggccctatgaaaaaaatataatttaactcaaaaatgacgaactcctcgtcacagtgtcctgatgcaaacaatgatcgagctgtagctgtcacagccctgcgaagtatgttggctgacatatcgggcagccagtcaaaaaaaccagctagaagtcgcctaacaaaaaactttttctagaaagagataggaaacttgatgcaaacaaacttccagctgtcatgtaaacatactttgaatgtgttggtaaatttgtgactagaaagccttatttaaaaCAATCGATTTGGGTccatccataaacaacgtggATACTTTTTTGGGTATAtgttaacccccccccccccccccggtggacaattgtccatacaaaaaaactgtttccatggctcgtggacaatcgccatacccccccccccctctaaaGTTTCCACGTGGCTTATGGGTCGTCCCTTTGGTTGGATATAATTTCCTTGCgttttatttcagatttgacAAGCTGAATTCAATTCGACCATTTACAGCAAATTTAGacgttttttaaaatattttatttttagtccAATGATTGGatatgaacatgattttttttgaaaataaacctaTTTTGCTAGTAATTTTGAATCGCTGATGTCATAAAAACGTTTTATTCTAGTACGAATGCcataaattatatgtttttttttaaatccttatgatttttatcttatttttcaaACTGGCATAAACGTATGAGACaatatttcgaaatttatatttttgataactgataatcgaatcaattGTTTCAAATGTACTGTTGATTGGAATTTGTAGGCTTAATGTgtaacaatagaaaaaaaactatttttactcAATTTCAATGTTTGCAATCAGTTAGCAAATGTTAGATCAGCGATGACCTAACATGAAAGTTGTAGACAGTACAATACGACAGTTTTTTATGAATGAACACtacttcaaaaaatcgaatactcgttttggaaaaaatcgatttaaattaaaattaaacacatatttttgaatataaaatgtcatacttttcaaaatactcagttttcaaaatagtagtttatgcaacaagttgcaaaaagaggttttttcagcacgagtcgtacatttatccaacgaggttcaccgagttggataaatacgaagagtgctgaaaaaatcaagttttgcaacgagttccatacaacattttttgcaattccgaaaaacacccattgagtgaaattttatgtcaaattttcatgtattttgtcaataaatcgtctgaatcaacaaaaaaatgttgaaaagtgttacttttcgaaacaagtgctgaaaagttcaacttttcagcacccattttagtagtgttgctattcgattctgttatttttggtactgaaaagtaggctatttcgtcgttcaagaatgacaggaaaagtaagtagtttcacgacggaattgcaaaaaaaaaatattactttgccAAAAATTCATCTCTAATAAAAAACTTTCAAgcgagatttttttgtaattgtgaatttaaaaatgtttaaaaaaaatatccatatTTTAAAGCGTGTTCACTTATtgtctttcttacaaaagaaaggcttaaggtttgcttttagaaaaacgcttttctcagaaatctttttaaaaaatcgtgcacggcgggaaatcgtcccagaaaaaaaaacttttactaacttgaaggttttgatgcgctctttcgaatgaattttggcccgaaacccggaactcaaagcctgatttttgagagctctttttctaaaatacttgtCCGATGTCTgcatccgctcttaaaaatgtgtgtcttccatcattggaaaaccgctcgtaaaacccacaatctTATATtgcagatttgtagccgtgtagtcggagacgaacatttcatttttcaattcagatttttcgacaAGTTATGTGGTCAAagtcatttttagaggtattttttgactattttacggataacactatcaaattaaaagaattcagtttcagaAAATAATGATTAACAAacttaaataataaaacattacaaataaaattcattataTTCTAAACTAGATAGAAACCTTTTTCCAGTTTATTTATTGTTTGAATCAATATTTGGTGCCCAGCAAAAACACATGCTTTTATTTCTAATCCAATCAGCTATTTCTTATAAAAGATATGATATAtgtaaataacaattttcacaACTTTTAGTCCAACAAATTTACGTGTTGTCACAGAAGCAGAATTTCTATATTTTCCTCTCTTATGtaaggtatgcacttcggaaggaaccggtcaagaaaaaaaatccaatgggCAGCAGTGGCAgtgcaagcaagtcagagagggtgaagaaaagccccaagaaattgctccctctcctttgttctgctgttagtaaagctgtttcttgacccctttccttccgatctgcatactagcctttagCCGTGATAAGAATCGATAAATAACGTGAGTAAATATCTTAACATAATATTTCTTGTTTCATAAAATTAGAATTAGAGAATGCCTTACTGGAAACAGACTAGAAAATAGTTGTATGTatacttgtaaaaaaaatcggcgGTCAAAATGTtctaagtcaaattaaaaatgaaaacaataacCAAACATATTTTATCAAGcagaaaaattacacaaataagtctaacattttgtaaaattctactAAAGGAAACTGTTCGACAATAAACTGCATTCCTCACCTCGTCGCCCCAAAATCATCATCATTTACACTTAAAAATTGCCCAAACTGTTGCGCGCCAAAACGGCGACGATTCTCATTCAcattttcccccaaaatttcaCACCCCCTCCCTCCCGCCGTTTCATTCCACGGTTTCGCTTCGCGGCAGCAATCACACTTATTTGTTAAACAAActcttttcacttttttttttttgctgccgcTTTTTTACTGCTACAATTCTCTTTCACACGTCCAAATGGTCCAAATGGAGAGTGtcgaggaaaaaaaatgtttcaaaaaaaaaaacgcggatCGCGCACGCAAATGAACAGattgaaacaaattaaattacaaaaatgggaagtttttttttctcaacgacttttttctgatctctttttttgcagcaaaaatcCGGTGAAGGACGATACGAGCTCTCGGTGGCCGGTGGAAGCAGTAGCGATTATGCAAAACAAGCGGTTGTGCCCCAGGTGGCCAACGTGGCCGCGTCCCCAGTGGAACCGGTCAAGCCCCAACCTCCAGCGGTTCAGCAGCAGACCTGCAAGTGCGAGTTCTGCGAGTATCTCCAGGCGAACCGGATCAGTCTGGGCGGCGTGGACCACGTGTTCCAGTGCGAGTTCTGCGGCGAGGGGTTTGCCAGTCAGGGAAACTTTAACCGGCATCGCTGTGGGAGTACGGACATCCAGGTCTACCGGTGTGAAGTTTGTAGAAGGGAGTACGGAACGTCGCGGACGGAACCCAGTGTTGGAGTGGGGTTGTTGGAGGGAGCCCGGGCAAAATGTGATATCTGCAATCGAAACTATGTgcaatcgacgacgacgacgacgagttcgACGACCCTTTACGGGCAGGTCGGACGACCTGCGCTGGCGGAGGCCAACAGCTATGCCAAGATGACGACCTCCGAAAGTCCCATGGAGAGAAGTGATCTCGGCGGTATTGAAGAACCGTTCGGAGCGGACAGTGAGTGTATCAGTGAACTGTTGACGGAGGGGACTCCGGTCGTGGAACCCCTTCCAAAGACCTTCTACGTGCTTGCAAACTCGGAAATGAATGCCGGTTCCTACCTCCAGAATGCCAAAATCAGCAGCGAATCCGGCGTGACCAGCCTGCACCAGTACGACCAGTACGAGGACGAGGACTACTCGTCGATGTCTGAAGATGAAGCTATTGTTCCAATAGTAAATACGACCTCCCAGCCGACGAACCAAACCATACTAACTTTCCCTCTCGTTTCTTCCCACCAACAGGAACCCTATGCCAAATCGCCCAACCAGGAGCAAGCCAAAACCGAGCTGCCAATCCAGGAGACCCTGGTGGACACCAGCAGCAACGCGGTCATCCCAACCTTCCCATCGTTCAACTCCGCGGAGACCATCCCGGCAATGTCCACCAACCTAACCGAGGAAGAGGAGTGCGACTCGTCCAGCAAGGAACCCTCCTCCGGCGTGACCCCGGACCGCCCCTTCAAGTGTCACATCTGTGAGCGGTCATACCGAAATCACAAGAACCTGAAGGCGCACATCAAGGGGGCGCACGAAGGCATCCGGGCGAATCAGTGCGAGATCTGTGGGAAGAACTTTAGCGGGAGCAGTTATCTGGTGATTCACCGGCGGAGGCACACCGGCGAGAGGCCGTTCAAGTGCGGGACCTGCGGGAAGGCGTTCGTGGACAGCCGGGCGCTGTCGGTGCACGCGAGGTTGCACACACCGGGGAATCGGTTGAAGTGTGAGTATTTTTTGAAGAGGCGTTAgttgaacaaaaaactaaaaactaaaaactaaaaactaaaaactaaaaactaaaaactaaaaactaaaaactaaaaactaaaaactaaaaactaaaaactaaaaactaaaaactaaaaactaaaaactaaaaactaaaaactaaaaactaaaaactaaaaactaaaaactaaaaactaaaaactaaaaactaaaaactaaaaaactaaaaactaaaaactaaaaactaaaaactaaaaactaaaaactaaaaactaaaaactaaaaactaaaaactaaaaactaaaaactaaaaactaaaaactaaaaactaaaaactaaaaactaaaaactaaaaactaaaaactaaaaactaaaaactaaaaactaaaaactaaaaactaaaaactaaaaactaaaaactaaaaactaaaaaactaaaaactaaaaactaaaaactaaaaactaaaaactaaaaactaaaaactaaaaactaaaaactaaaaactaaaaactaaaaactaaaaactaaaaactaaaaactaaaaactaaaaactaaaaactaaaaactaaaaactaaaactaaaaactaaaaactaaaaactaaaaactaaaaactaaaaactaaaaactaaaaactaaaaactaaaaactaaaactaaaaactaaaaactaaaaactaaaaactaaaaactaaaaactaaaaactaaaaactaaaaactaaaaactaaaaactaaaaactaaaaactaaaaactaaaaactaaaaactaaaaactaaaaactaaaaactaaaaactaaaaactaaaaactaaaaactaaaaactaaaaactaaaaactaaaaactaaaaactaaaaactaaaaactaaaaactaaaaactaaaaactaaaaactaaaaactaaaaactaaaaactaaaaactaaaaactaaaaactaaaaactaaaacaaaaactaaaaactaaaaactaaaaactaaaaactaaaactaaaaactaaaaactaaaaactaaaaactaaaaactaaaaactaaaaactaaaaactaaaaactaaaaactaaaaactaaaaactaaaaactaaaaactaaaaactaaaaactaaaaactaaaaactaaaaactaaaaaccaaaaactaaaaactaaaaactaaaaactaaaaactaaaaactaaaaactaaaaactaaaaactaaaaactaaaaactaaaaactaaacagattttcagaaaaaaaatcgatatttcatgcaaaaacaaatttgacataatttttccatgtaaaattgaatttgcaatcgaaaagtaccttacagatttttttgataaaaagctccgttttcaagatatagccaccgaaagtttcattttaacgaaatatttgcagtttttttatttttgaaaatagtgaccatgagtgacaaattctacattttttttaaaagttcaaaaatttgctttgaaattgtctaagagacattgaagaaaaagaaacatccgattttcaatgttaaaacatgaagcattcgtaaaattttccgatcttttcgaaaacaatatttagattttttttttgaatgaggactaacattttaaaagatacaaacattcaatattaccgtcatcagaggtgaaattgatttttgccttcctcacctcaatgaggaaaggctttaaaatcactcgaaaaatgaacttctttatttgacctcgtagacccaccttcacgtatacctatcgactcagaatcaaattctcaacaaatgtctgtgcgtgtgtttggatgtgagtccgtgcaccgaaaaatatgcactcgattatctccggactggctgaaccgatttggaccgttttggtctcattcgatccgtcttgggatcCCACaaaaccctagttaatattatgaggtttagaaaagtacttcaaaagttatgctaaaaaaacgattttagctaaacttcggaagattgtaaaaagggtggtttttgtaagaaaacccatcatgctGTATAttattagaaaggtatttgaaagacctttccaacgcgttaaaAAGATtgtagatctgacaaccccatcaaaagttatgagcacttaagtgttatgtatagacttttttgaagccggatctcaaatattttgatgaaaaagttgtccggatctatcatgcgacctgtcgttggataggtaatcaaaagacctttccaacaagcccaatagattgaagatctgacaaccctatcaaaagttataagtactttagtgtttttgatATACCTTTTCGAGGACGGATCTcagataatttgataaaaaaaataagtgttatttataaacttttttgaggATGTGTAGTGTCtttactttatgaatgtgaggaaggcaccaaccacctaaaggtggattaagtaacgttttttaagttgatgtcattaagggagcgttcttttataacgtaacgcagttggttgAGAGGGAGATCGAGGTCCGtattattttccttatttttttttaaatttgtatgaaaatgttGTAACGAGGGGATAGTGGgtcaaaaatccatatttttgcTTTGAGTAATAAAAGAACCCTTGCTAAGtgcttcatttttttcaaggtaTGATCTTGGTGATTagtagagagaatgcgtaacgtgattttcgaatgatcccactttgtttacttctacaaagttggaggctgttcaagcacaagcatgacttttttgttACTGGTAAATGTGCTGTTTTATGATCAGTACTATTTTTgatggaaaattgtgtgtgcgagagtgtcattctgcgatgtcgcagataaattccctggctgattttggaatcctgcagcttttCCTGGTTAAGCGAAAAaaatcgctaattctagcgaagctgatccaacaaacagagaaaaTTTTTCACTAATAAAAAATGaagatctcgccttcaactttcataaaatttcttgacttcaactccaggtcctcaaaatccacaaatttttgattcttaaaaaaaaaacaatttttagagATCGATGAAAATACTCTCTACATTTGgcaacagtaaattggttccactttgacagttcaaaattgaggccgttttgcgaaccactattaaGCATCCAGGGTATGATAGAAAACGGaagaataaatttgtaaatttcgggTACAAATTATATGATTCCGTGTTAAGAAGCCAGGTGGCTCCCTGGTTTCATTCtgagaaagagaaaaaagttcaattgaGGAAATGATTATTTTAGCTTTTGTATACTCcaaatttacaagtttattttttcgcaGGAAAtgaactaaaattcaattctgtcgattggagtgtatttagggagcccaaatctatcttACCTTGACGGATCTGAAGCGTTTACTAACATCAACTTGAACAATGTCGAGTTATGTAATgttattaaatataaaaacagaaaacacagaaaaatcacgttcaaaagtttttttttcagacttgTTGTATGTATAgaaatgttgtataaaattcgATTTGGTTCAGCtctcgtcgtatttattcagGATTTGCAACTCGTTTCATTAACTACTAtaaataattgaattaaaaaaaaccaatgcTTTATTTCCAAATGATGTGTTAGtaataaaaacaacttttttcaccaTTCTAGGTATGAAATGCGAAAAGACCTTCTCGAGCGCATCTGCCCTAACGGTCCACAACCGATTACACACCGGCGTTCACCCGTACAAATGTGAAATCTGTAAGTTGATTCCTACGATGACCTTTGAACCATTGTTACCTaacctaaaattcttaaattccaggCGACAAAACCTTCCCGCAGTACAACAACCTCAAGCACCACATGAAAAAGCACGAGGCCACAACGACCACCACGAGCGTCGTCCCAACCGCATCAGAAAGCTCCCGCACGTCCACCACCCTGGAATCGATCGCTAGCccgagcagcagcaacagcagcacgaGCAGCAACCTCTCGTCAACGAGTAGCAGTAGCAGTGGGATCAGTTCCGGGTCGACGTCGTCTTCGACGACAACGCTGGACTACAAGTGTAATGTTTGTGGTAAAACGTTTGGGAGTTCGGAAGATCTCCAGGGTCATCTGAACCAGCACTGCAAGGATCGACCAAATCAGTGCGAGTTCTGTTCGAAGGTGTTTCCGCGGTCGTCCCACTTGATAATTCACCGGAGGAGACATACAGGTTTGTTTGAGGTTGAGTGGTTTGGAGGGTTGGGATAttgaagatttgattttttgcagGTGAACGACCCTTCAAGTGCAAATACTGCGAGAAGGCGTTTGTGGATTCGAGGGCACTTTCCGTTCACACCAGACTTCACACCGGAGAGAGGGTAAGCAGCCTTGGTTTGTAAGGTTGATGAAGATCTAACCCAAGTTTCTTCAACAGGTCACGTGCGACATCTGTCTGAAGACGTTCGCCAGCAGTAGCGGGTTGATCGTGCACCGCCGGATCCACCTGGGAATTCACCCGTACAAGTGTGACTACTGTCCAAAGTCGTTCGCCCAGTCTACGGCCTTGAAGTACCACCTGAAGAAGCACGACACGGCGAACCTTCCGACGACCACGAACGACGAGTCCAAGCACAGCGATTCGAGTCAGCACTCGGAGCAGTCGGATCAGCTGGAGACGGCAGCGACGACGACCACGTCGACTGAAATTGACCAACAAGCCAAGACGGGCGGCCAGGTCAAGTGCCAAGTGTGCAACAAGTTCTTCCGCTCGGCCGAGTACCTGGCACGGCATCGGCGGACCCACTCCGGTGAGCGACCGTTCCAGGTAAGCGCCAACCCGTGGCCGTAGCCGACCTTGCCCCTGTTGTCTACAACGCCCTGTTGACCTGTTTTAGTGCGAACTTTGCGGTAAGAATTTCAGCACCATGAGCTACCTGGTCATCCACCGGCGCCGGCACACCTCGGAACGTCCCTACAAGTGCCCGGCCGGCGGCTGTCCAAAGGCGTTCGTCGACAGCCGGGCCCTGCAGGAGCACAGCCGCTCGGTGCACGCCAAGATTCGTGTACCGTGCGAAACCTGCTCCAAAACGTACTCGAGCGTTAGCAACCTGATTGTCCACCGGCGAATCCACAGCGGAGTTCACCCCTTCGAGTGTGTCCACTGTGGGAGGTCATTCGCGCAGAAGAATGCTCTCAAATACCACCTAAAACAGCACGGTGATGATCGTAAAGAGTCCCCAGAAGTGGGATCTTCCTAAAACCAGACCAGTATTCCCCTTAAAAAGAGAGAAATCGCCGTGTTTGTATGCATGCCCAAAATCCTTAGTGTACATTGtagtatttaaacaattttagaaatcaAACCGAATGTAACTAGTGCAACcaagaatgtaaaaaaaaaacaaaacaaccaacCAAACAAAAGAATCGTTCCTTATTTGAAGacttttaacttaattttagagAGATAACAAAAGAAACGTTAAGAAAATCGCGCGAACTAAACCAAAGTAAGAGTAAGTGtagtaaaaagaaaaaaaaataaaacaatctttTAATTTATTACTATAAAAACATTCGCATCTGTATTGAAAGAAATTCCCTCCTCAAATTCTCAACTCAAAGTTTGTTTCAATATCGCCGTCCACATCTAATAAGCAATAAAACAAACCGAACCCGAACTCTGCACGTGCGCAAACCACCTGTTTCTTTCACGGTTTCATCGCAGTAGGCGGTGTGACGCGCGGGGGCAATTGCACTTGCTGCAAGTGCGCACTTTTTTTGGCgttttcagttttgtttttgttgttgcgcGGGCTCATATATCAATCAATTGCGCTTGGACTGCTGGGATGGTGTACGCAAATGGTTGGCAGTTGTATTTTTGCgctaaattgttaaaatgttgaTTGCGATCTCCGTAAGGAGTGTGTAACAGCAGAATTTATATCGGGCTTGAGGCGATTTTCTTTCGGTTGCAGATTGGTGATTGGCGTAAGCATCTGGAAAGTGCTAACGAGCTGGGGTTGCTTCAAGAAGAAACCAAGGAGATAGAAAAAAGTGATATTGTATTTTCTACCGATTTATATCATTACTCATTcacatttcttttattttctacaattgggtcctaaaactaAGTTAAGAtggctgatattattgttcaccacgttaaagcttatttttctaagtacaatgaccctctGTACGACaataaagagtttaaaatggatttttaaatcaatttaaaaaaataaacctctCGTTCCTtcatgacagaaaaggtcctacttgaccatagtagatccatcgaaaaaatgttgtcttgtcaatatttttttgcattaaaatgaagaataaagtgatc harbors:
- the LOC120418698 gene encoding zinc finger protein 813-like, whose translation is MKENPMIDVFDVSSDFNPDMILSNVFLDPSLDFMTSIDDADIMAQDFLHFATASGSGSAMFYPAEQQHQQQQPQVEQQQMQQQIQMPQQQQMQLQQQQQQFAIIPPQKCVVEQQKSGEGRYELSVAGGSSSDYAKQAVVPQVANVAASPVEPVKPQPPAVQQQTCKCEFCEYLQANRISLGGVDHVFQCEFCGEGFASQGNFNRHRCGSTDIQVYRCEVCRREYGTSRTEPSVGVGLLEGARAKCDICNRNYVQSTTTTTSSTTLYGQVGRPALAEANSYAKMTTSESPMERSDLGGIEEPFGADSECISELLTEGTPVVEPLPKTFYVLANSEMNAGSYLQNAKISSESGVTSLHQYDQYEDEDYSSMSEDEAIVPIEPYAKSPNQEQAKTELPIQETLVDTSSNAVIPTFPSFNSAETIPAMSTNLTEEEECDSSSKEPSSGVTPDRPFKCHICERSYRNHKNLKAHIKGAHEGIRANQCEICGKNFSGSSYLVIHRRRHTGERPFKCGTCGKAFVDSRALSVHARLHTPGNRLKCMKCEKTFSSASALTVHNRLHTGVHPYKCEICDKTFPQYNNLKHHMKKHEATTTTTSVVPTASESSRTSTTLESIASPSSSNSSTSSNLSSTSSSSSGISSGSTSSSTTTLDYKCNVCGKTFGSSEDLQGHLNQHCKDRPNQCEFCSKVFPRSSHLIIHRRRHTGERPFKCKYCEKAFVDSRALSVHTRLHTGERVTCDICLKTFASSSGLIVHRRIHLGIHPYKCDYCPKSFAQSTALKYHLKKHDTANLPTTTNDESKHSDSSQHSEQSDQLETAATTTTSTEIDQQAKTGGQVKCQVCNKFFRSAEYLARHRRTHSGERPFQCELCGKNFSTMSYLVIHRRRHTSERPYKCPAGGCPKAFVDSRALQEHSRSVHAKIRVPCETCSKTYSSVSNLIVHRRIHSGVHPFECVHCGRSFAQKNALKYHLKQHGDDRKESPEVGSS